The Elaeis guineensis isolate ETL-2024a chromosome 14, EG11, whole genome shotgun sequence genome has a segment encoding these proteins:
- the LOC105057040 gene encoding protein SRG1-like isoform X2, with product MKLYMACKDWGFFQIINHGVPEDILYRIKNTMAGFFDLPLEEKKRYSMASNDLQGYGQAYVVSEEQKLDRNDLIFLMILPTEMRKLNYCPTVVPDFRDAVELFSMEMNRITVELLANHSLLMNMDKHGLLRLHGALKQAMRMNYYPTCCRPDLVLGVSPHSDGSSITILLQDDDITGLQIKHKGEWLPVKPIPKALVVNIGDVIEVFRI from the exons ATGAAACTATATATGGCCTGCAAGGACTGGGGCTTCTTTCAG ATTATAAACCATGGGGTACCTGAAGACATTTTATATAGAATCAAGAATACAATGGCTGGATTCTTTGATCTTCCActggaagagaaaaagagatacTCAATGGCATCAAATGATCTCCAAGGATATGGGCAAGCATACGTAGTCTCAGAGGAGCAGAAACTAGACCGGAATGATTTGATATTTCTAATGATACTCCCAACTGAAATGAGGAAATTAAATTACTGTCCAACTGTGGTACCAGACTTCAG GGATGCAGTTGAATTGTTTTCAATGGAAATGAACAGGATAACTGTTGAGCTGCTCGCCAATCATTCTTTGCTAATGAACATGGATAAACATGGGCTTTTAAGACTGCATGGGGCTTTAAAACAAGCTATGCGTATGAACTACTATCCAACTTGCTGCAGACCTGATCTAGTTCTGGGTGTGAGTCCACATTCAGATGGCAGCTCTATCACCATACTTTTGCAAGATGATGACATAACTGGCCTCCAAATTAAGCACAAGGGGGAATGGCTTCCTGTAAAACCAATTCCAAAAGCTCTAGTGGTGAATATTGGAGATGTTATTGAGGTATTCAGAATCTAA
- the LOC105057040 gene encoding oxoglutarate-dependent flavonoid 7-O-demethylase 1-like isoform X1 produces the protein MVRQEEMDPQVDNTVIEDDQGLGWGRSLPVPSVQEIVRRDSWCVPERYIRDYMLLCLLSPNIPVIDFSLLSKGHEREQMKLYMACKDWGFFQIINHGVPEDILYRIKNTMAGFFDLPLEEKKRYSMASNDLQGYGQAYVVSEEQKLDRNDLIFLMILPTEMRKLNYCPTVVPDFRDAVELFSMEMNRITVELLANHSLLMNMDKHGLLRLHGALKQAMRMNYYPTCCRPDLVLGVSPHSDGSSITILLQDDDITGLQIKHKGEWLPVKPIPKALVVNIGDVIEVFRI, from the exons ATGGTTCGGCAAGAGGAAATGGACCCACAGGTTGACAATACTGTAATTGAAGATGATCAAGGACTTGGATGGGGAAGATCTTTACCAGTGCCAAGCGTCCAGGAGATTGTGAGGAGGGATTCATGGTGTGTTCCTGAAAGATACATTAGAGATTACATGCTACTCTGCCTTCTTTCACCTAACATCCCAGTTATTGATTTTTCCTTGCTTTCAAAAGGGCATGAACGTGAGCAAATGAAACTATATATGGCCTGCAAGGACTGGGGCTTCTTTCAG ATTATAAACCATGGGGTACCTGAAGACATTTTATATAGAATCAAGAATACAATGGCTGGATTCTTTGATCTTCCActggaagagaaaaagagatacTCAATGGCATCAAATGATCTCCAAGGATATGGGCAAGCATACGTAGTCTCAGAGGAGCAGAAACTAGACCGGAATGATTTGATATTTCTAATGATACTCCCAACTGAAATGAGGAAATTAAATTACTGTCCAACTGTGGTACCAGACTTCAG GGATGCAGTTGAATTGTTTTCAATGGAAATGAACAGGATAACTGTTGAGCTGCTCGCCAATCATTCTTTGCTAATGAACATGGATAAACATGGGCTTTTAAGACTGCATGGGGCTTTAAAACAAGCTATGCGTATGAACTACTATCCAACTTGCTGCAGACCTGATCTAGTTCTGGGTGTGAGTCCACATTCAGATGGCAGCTCTATCACCATACTTTTGCAAGATGATGACATAACTGGCCTCCAAATTAAGCACAAGGGGGAATGGCTTCCTGTAAAACCAATTCCAAAAGCTCTAGTGGTGAATATTGGAGATGTTATTGAGGTATTCAGAATCTAA